From Vitis vinifera cultivar Pinot Noir 40024 chromosome 3, ASM3070453v1, the proteins below share one genomic window:
- the LOC100852575 gene encoding L-type lectin-domain containing receptor kinase IX.1, with product MAVSNTGITQLPTQKLLFFHLFMISVSFFLIFPCATSLSFNFTGFDRNKGQIYFEKDAFVSPDQVIQLTRNLQNAAMNYSWGRATYMKQLHLWDKVSGNLTDFTTSFTFVIDSQKNNRYGDGLAFFLAPNRAQLPSKMTGGSGLGIVSPSQALNTRKNRFVAVEFDTYRNDWDPRYPIKDHVGININSMKSVKNAAWLSNIPEGQTNHASIKYTSGTKNLSVVLRTGRGNTSSIQSLYYIVDLRKYLPEFATVGISAATGRYFEIHGIHSWSFNSTLETLPHPPETGAEIPNPPETVAEPPNLPKIGDENNKGLVVGLGVCAFVVVVGLGGTVFYLCRKKNEGGIEDDNDFDLAMDHEFEKGTGPRKFSFDELALATSNFSEGEKLGEGGFGRVYRGFLRERSSYIAVKRISRRSKQGMKEYASEVKIISRLRHRNLVQLMGWCHKKGELLMVYEFMPNNSLDSCLFEAKTLLRWAMRYKIAVGLALAVLYLHEEWEQCVVHRDIKSSNVMLDSDFNAKLGDFGLARFVDHGKGSQTTVLAGTMGYMAPECFMTSKASKESDVYSFGVVVLEICCGRRSVEPKAKENQIRLVEWVWDLYGVGKLLEAADPRLSADFDEQQMKRLMTVGLWCAHPDCNLRPSIRQAINVLNFEASLPILPSKMPVPMYFSPPVNTPAFWPTTSYNATSTSGIGQTKF from the coding sequence ATGGCTGTTTCCAACACAGGGATTACACAACTGCCAACACAAaaacttcttttctttcatcttttcATGATTTCCGTTTCCTTCTTCCTAATATTCCCTTGTGCAACCTCGTTATCCTTCAACTTCACCGGCTTTGATCGGAACAAAGGTCAAATATACTTCGAGAAAGATGCTTTTGTTTCTCCGGATCAAGTCATCCAACTAACCAGAAACCTTCAGAATGCTGCAATGAATTATAGTTGGGGTCGGGCCACGTATATGAAGCAATTGCACCTCTGGGATAAGGTCTCCGGAAATCTCACTGATTTCACTACCAGTTTCACCTTTGTCATTGATTCGCAGAAGAACAATCGGTATGGTGATGGGCTCGCGTTCTTCCTTGCTCCCAATCGCGCACAGTTGCCTTCAAAAATGACAGGAGGTAGCGGCCTTGGTATTGTAAGTCCCAGCCAGGCGTTGAACACTAGAAAAAACCGTTTTGTTGCAGTGGAATTCGATACTTATCGAAACGATTGGGACCCAAGGTACCCAATAAAGGATCATGTTGGTATCAATATCAACTCCATGAAATCTGTCAAAAATGCCGCATGGTTGAGTAATATTCCGGAAGGTCAAACAAATCATGCTTCCATCAAGTATACCTCTGGTACCAAGAATCTGAGTGTTGTTTTAAGGACTGGTAGGGGTAATACAAGTTCCATACAAAGTCTTTATTACATAGTTGATTTACGGAAATACTTGCCAGAATTCGCAACTGTTGGCATCTCAGCTGCAACGGGAAGGTATTTTGAGATACACGGCATTCATTCGTGGAGTTTTAATTCAACTCTAGAAACTCTTCCGCATCCTCCAGAAACAGGAGCTGAAATTCCCAATCCCCCGGAAACAGTAGCTGAACCCCCCAATCTTCCAAAAATTggagatgaaaataataaaggaCTAGTGGTGGGATTGGGTGTTTGTGCATTTGTTGTGGTGGTTGGGTTGGGTGGGACTGTGTTTTACTTGTGCAGGAAGAAGAACGAAGGGGGAATTGAAGATGATAATGATTTTGACCTGGCAATGGACCACGAATTTGAGAAGGGCACTGGACCTAGGAAGTTTTCATTTGATGAATTAGCTCTTGCCACAAGTAACTTTTCAGAGGGAGAGAAGCTTGGAGAGGGAGGGTTTGGTAGGGTTTATAGAGGTTTCTTAAGAGAACGGAGCTCCTATATTGCTGTTAAGAGGATATCAAGGAGGTCTAAACAAGGGATGAAGGAGTACGCATCTGAAGTAAAGATCATCAGTAGATTAAGGCATCGAAACTTGGTGCAGCTCATGGGCTGGTGCCATAAAAAGGGAGAGCTCCTAATGGTTTACGAATTCATGCCTAACAACAGTTTGGATTCTTGTTTGTTTGAAGCAAAAACCTTGTTGAGATGGGCCATGAGGTACAAAATTGCTGTTGGATTGGCTTTGGCAGTGCTCTACCTTCATGAAGAATGGGAACAATGTGTGGTACATAGGGATATCAAATCGAGTAATGTGATGTTGGATTCAGATTTCAATGCTAAGCTCGGAGATTTTGGACTGGCTAGGTTTGTTGATCATGGGAAAGGGTCACAAACCACAGTTTTAGCTGGGACCATGGGGTACATGGCTCCTGAATGTTTCATGACCAGCAAGGCCAGCAAGGAATCCGATGTCTACAGTTTTGGGGTTGTTGTGTTAGAAATTTGCTGTGGCAGAAGATCGGTGGAACCCAAGGCTAAAGAAAATCAGATCAGATTGGTGGAGTGGGTTTGGGACCTCTATGGAGTAGGAAAGCTTCTTGAAGCAGCTGATCCAAGACTATCTGCAGATTTTGATGAGCAACAAATGAAACGATTGATGACTGTAGGGCTTTGGTGTGCTCATCCAGATTGCAATCTTCGCCCTTCGATAAGGCAAGCGATTAATGTCCTTAACTTCGAAGCATCGCTGCCCATTCTCCCTTCAAAGATGCCAGTGCCAATGTATTTTTCTCCTCCAGTAAATACGCCTGCATTTTGGCCTACAACTTCCTATAATGCTACTAGCACTTCTGGAATAGGCCAAACCAAGTTTTAG